A genomic region of Haliotis asinina isolate JCU_RB_2024 chromosome 1, JCU_Hal_asi_v2, whole genome shotgun sequence contains the following coding sequences:
- the LOC137294936 gene encoding uncharacterized protein isoform X2, with translation MESVLSLALLCACAIVCSGAAYNRYPSYGQYQGVKFGDQYVPNNYPSNHYPTDVWGGSSQGHYRSHQQDQWGQSGNQKHVSYRG, from the exons ATGGAATCAGTCTTGTCTCTCGCTCTACTGTGCGCTTGCGCCATTGTTTGTTCCGGTGCTGCTTACAACCGGTATCCATCCTACGGGCAGTACCAGGGTGTAAAATTCGGGGATCAGTACGTCCCTAACAACTACCCTAGCAACCATTACCCTACTG ATGTGTGGGGAGGAAGCTCTCAAGGACATTACCGAA GTCATCAACAGGACCAATGGGGACAGTCGGGTAACCAGAAACATGTCTCTTATCGG GGGTGA
- the LOC137294936 gene encoding uncharacterized protein isoform X1 — MESVLSLALLCACAIVCSGAAYNRYPSYGQYQGVKFGDQYVPNNYPSNHYPTDVWGGSSQGHYRRYRRSVPSYGNGYPSYRQTYPSNVYPTYPAHQPSYLSKHIPSYPDHVYTYPVHQDSYPQGHQQDQWGQSGNQKHVSYRG, encoded by the exons ATGGAATCAGTCTTGTCTCTCGCTCTACTGTGCGCTTGCGCCATTGTTTGTTCCGGTGCTGCTTACAACCGGTATCCATCCTACGGGCAGTACCAGGGTGTAAAATTCGGGGATCAGTACGTCCCTAACAACTACCCTAGCAACCATTACCCTACTG ATGTGTGGGGAGGAAGCTCTCAAGGACATTACCGAA GATACCGCCGATCTGTGCCATCCTATGGTAATGGATACCCGAGTTACAGACAGACCTACCCGTCTAACGTGTACCCTACCTACCCGGCACACCAACCTTCCTATCTGTCTAAACACATCCCGTCCTACCCTGATCACGTGTACACCTACCCTGTACATCAAGACAGTTACCCACAAG GTCATCAACAGGACCAATGGGGACAGTCGGGTAACCAGAAACATGTCTCTTATCGG GGGTGA
- the LOC137294925 gene encoding uncharacterized protein, which yields MMSILTLALLCACALVCSGAVYNRYPSSGQYPDVHYRNQYVPNNHPGSYYPDRYPTDVWGGRSQGHYRRYRRSLPSHLSGYPSYRQIYPSNGSPTFSAHLPFFPSTLVQTYPDHVNTYTGHQDRYQQGQRWNHWDSQSGSQKYGSYRG from the exons ATGATGTCCATCCTAACTCTTGCTCTGCTGTGCGCATGCGCCCTTGTATGTTCCGGTGCTGTTTACAACCGGTATCCATCTAGCGGgcagtacccggatgtacacTACAGGAATCAGTACGTCCCTAACAACCACCCTGGCAGCTACTACCCTGACAGGTATCCTACTG ATGTGTGGGGAGGACGCTCTCAGGGGCATTATAgga GATACCGACGATCTCTGCCTTCCCATCTCAGTGGATACCCGAGTTACAGACAGATCTACCCGTCTAATGGCAGTCCTACCTTCTCCGCACACCTACCATTCTTCCCATCGACACTTGTCCAGACCTACCCTGATCATGTAAACACCTACACCGGACATCAAGACCGATATCAGCAAG GTCAGCGATGGAACCACTGGGACTCCCAGTCCGGCAGCCAGAAATATGGTTCTTACCGG GGATGA
- the LOC137294916 gene encoding uncharacterized protein has product MESILCLALLCACALVCSGAVYNRYPSNGQYPDVHYRDQYVPNNHPGNYYPDRYPTDVWGGRSQGHYRRYRRSLPSHVNGYPSYRQTYPSNGYPTYPAHLPSYPSTHGQTYLDHLNTYPGHQDTYQQGQQWNQWGSQSGTQKYGSYRG; this is encoded by the exons ATGGAATCTATCTTGTGTCTTGCTCTGTTGTGCGCATGCGCCCTTGTATGTTCCGGTGCTGTTTACAACCGGTATCCATCTAACGGgcagtacccggatgtacacTACAGGGATCAGTACGTCCCTAACAACCACCCTGGCAACTACTACCCTGACAGATATCCTACAG ATGTGTGGGGAGGACGCTCACAGGGGCATTATAGAA GATACCGACGATCCCTGCCTTCCCATGTCAATGGATACCCAAGTTACAGACAGACCTACCCATCTAATGGCTACCCTACTTACCCAGCACACCTACCATCCTACCCATCAACACATGGCCAGACCTACCTTGATCATCTGAACACCTACCCCGGACATCAAGACACCTACCAGCAAG GTCAGCAATGGAACCAGTGGGGATCCCAGTCTGGAACTCAGAAATATGGCTCTTACCGG GGATAA